A part of Globicephala melas unplaced genomic scaffold, mGloMel1.2 SCAFFOLD_1153, whole genome shotgun sequence genomic DNA contains:
- the LOC132595935 gene encoding dITP/XTP pyrophosphatase-like, with product MKKLVFATNNVHKLAELQAILGDSFELMNLKDINCFDDIEETADTLEGNALIKARYVYEKYGYSCFADDTGLEVEALGNAPGVHTARYAYNDRNDTEANISKLLTELEGIEGENRQAQFRTVIALIDERGGKTL from the coding sequence ATGAAGAAACTCGTATTTGCAACGAACAATGTCCATAAGTTGGCAGAGCTACAAGCTATACTTGGCGATAGCTTTGAGCTTATGAATCTCAAAGATATTAATTGCTTTGATGATATTGAGGAGACAGCAGACACATTGGAGGGGAATGCTTTGATTAAAGCGAGGTATGTCTATGAGAAATATGGTTATTCTTGTTTTGCTGATGACACAGGTTTAGAGGTAGAGGCTTTGGGTAATGCTCCTGGAGTACATACCGCTCGTTATGCTTATAATGATAGAAATGATACAGAAGCTAATATCTCTAAGCTCTTGACAGAATTAGAGGGCATAGAGGGGGAGAATCGTCAAGCACAATTTAGAACTGTCATTGCTTTAATTGATGAGCGAGGAGGAAAAACTCTTTAA